The sequence CATCCGCCACAGCGCGCGCCTGTCGGCCGACGATGCCGGAGCGGGGAGTCCGCAAGCGATCGCGACGGCACGAAGAACGGCCGCGCTCGTCAGACGCGCATCGTCCAGTCCATGCGAGTCGCCCGTTGTCGCCGTTGCGAGGGCGCCGATCTGTAACTGGGTGGACGCTTCGCCGGGAAACGGTTCGTCCGGGGCGGTACAGAGGCCAGGCGCCGACGTGCGGCCTAGCTGCCCAAGGGCGTGGGCGGCGTCGGTGACGGCTCGGCGCGCGATATCGGCGCCGGCGCGGGTGAGTATCCCGGTGCGCCTCAGGTCGGCTACCCAGATTCCCACCCAAGGGGCCGTGCCGAGGCCTTCGTCATGCAGCGTTTCGTCAAGAGCGCGCCATACTCGCGCCCATTGTTCGTCACTGATGCGCTGGTCGGCCTTCCGGTCGCGCAGGGTCTCGCCCGAGAGACTCTCCAGTACGGACACGAGGCCGCGGCCGGCCTTGGATGCGCGCAGCGCGACGTCGAGATCGGCGAGTCGGATCGCGCGGCCCGCTCCCGCCGGGACGGCGACGCCGAGCAGCCCGGACAGCTGCGCCGCGGCGGCCTCGTCCAGATCCATCCTGAGCGTGCCGGTCGGCTTGAGCTCGTTGCGCTCCAGCCGTGCCCGCGCCGCCGCCCACACTGGCGCGAGAACCGGAGCCTCAAGATAGGCCCGCGTCGCGGCCGGCAGCGGGGTGGGCGACGGGGACATCATGCGGACCGAAGGAAATGCCGGTTTCGGCCGTCCCAGCGCACGTGCACCGTCGCGGCCGGCCCGCCGCCGTCCTGGCGACAGATCTCGTAGATGTCGAGGGCTGGTACCTGCGGGACACATCCCCACAGGGCGTGGCCCGTCATCGCGAAGTCCACGTCGAGGCGCACGAGCAGACCAAGCAGTTCCGCGATCGTGGGCTCGTCGACCTTGGCGAAGGCGTCGTCGAGGAGAATGAGCCGCAGCGCGGTGGCGGTGTCGTCGAGGCCCGACAGATACGCGTCGACAGCGGCGAACAGCGTGACGTACGAGACGAACCGGGTCTCGCCCTGGGACAGCTTGGCGCGCCGGCTGATCTTGCGTTCCTGGCCCGGCTCAGGACCGGTGATGATGACCTCGACCGTGTGCCAGGCGCGATAGTCCAGAGCGCGGCGCAGGTAAAGGGCGTATCCACCGTTCGGTTCGGCGATCGCCGCGGCGGCGACTCTGTCCCGCAGCAGGCTCAGCAGTTCGGCGTCCTGTGCCTGGCTGCGTACCGAGGCCGCGGTGGCGGCCAGCTGTTTGATCCTGCCGGCGGCCGCGTCTCCCTCCGTGTCGAGCTTCCACGTGAGCCGGACCCCGATCCCGTGGCTGGTCTGGATGGACCGCAGGCTTCTGTTCATCGCCTTGACGAGGTTGTCTGCCTGGAGCAGGCGATTCCGGAGCTCTTCGCCGACCTCGCCGAGGATGAACTCGGTGAACACGTGCTGCTCGCGTTCGGTGAGCGCCGCGCGGCCTCGTTCGCGCTTGGCCGCAAGCTCACCGGCCGCCTGGACGAGCGGCCGCCGGCCGTCGGCGTCGGTCAGTTCGTAGAGGAGGATGTCGCTTTCCCGGGTGACGGTCACCTCGTAGCTCGCGGAGATCTCACGTTCGAATCCCTGTTGCGCGCGGATCAGTGCGTTCTCGTCGATCCGAGCCTTGCGAAGCCCGGCGAGCAGGATGGTTACGTCCGCGTCCACGCCGGCCGTCGACGAGTCGGTGAACGGCTCCGCGGGCTTTGTCGTGAATGCCGTGTCGACGACACCGGGCTCGCCTAGCTGGATACGGACGGCCGTGACCTGTTCGGTGAGACCGGCCCGCGCCTCCACGGCCCGCTGGCTCGCCGCCCGTGCGTCGGCGACGGCCGTCGCGGCACTGCCGCGAAGCCGGTTGACTATTCTCTCCGTGTCCTCCCGCTCACGTTCGGCCTTCAGCTGGCGCTTCTCGAGGGCTCGAAGCTCCTCCAGCACCTGGGCCGGGTCGGCTCCGAGAGCGTTCCGGAGTGCCTGGAGCCTGGTCTCCCCGGCATGCCACTTGTCCCAGGCTCGTGCGGCGTCGTCCTCGGCCCGGGCGCGTGGAGCCGCCTCGTCGTCGAGAGTGGCGACGGCGCGCTGGTGCCGGGCCATCGCCGCGTCGAGGGCGTTGATCTGCCCGATCGCGCGGTCACACGTGTCCGCCGCCGCGTTGGCGCCGCGAACCAGGCCGGTCAGCTCGTCGACGTCGGCGGGCAGCCCGAACTCGGCGCAGGCCGCGCGGTGCGCCCGCTCGTCGGCGGCCAGTGCGACGGTCCGGTGGTCGGCCTCGGCCCGCAGCCCGGCGGCCTTCGCCGCGGCCTCGCCGGCGAGACGCGCCTCGAGCGCGGCCCGCAGGCGGGCCTCCCCGAGCGGATTCGACCGCGGGACCGACCACAGGTGATCTCGGATCGCCTTCTTGCGCGCGCCGATCCGCTCTCGCTGTTCCTCGCGTTCCCGCAACGTTTCCGTGAGTACGGCGAGCTCGCTGTCGATCTCGCCGAGACGACGGATCCGGCGGGCTTCCCGAGCGGCGGCACCGATGTGCTGGGCCGCCGCGACGGTGTGCCGGCCCCGCACCGGGCCGTTCGCCCAGCTGCCGTCGGCCGACACCCAGGTGGGGACGGACCGGTCGGCAAGCCCGATCCGGCCGAGCAGAGCGACGACCACCTCAGGGGCCGCCGGGCCAGCCGAGTCGGGCACAAGCCGGTCGGCGAGGGAGACGGCGGCCCGCGGGCCGGTCGGCGACACGAGCAGCTGACCGCTGGCCGCCGTCAGGCCACCCGTGGACTCGACGGCGGCTGTCAGGAGGCCGGAGGCCAGGAGCGCCGCTTCGAGCCCGGCTTTCTCGTCCTCGGGAGTGTCGGCGGCGAAATCGACGCACCGCCACAGCGGCGCGTCACTCGTGGCGGTGACCCAGACCGGCGCTGACGGCGGGGCGTCCCGAAGGTTCAGGAGATCCTTCCGCTCCTCCTGAAGCACCAGGACCGCGCCGCGGTCCCGCGTGTCGAGGGCCGCGAGCCGCTGCAGCTCGGTCGTCAGCAGGTCTCGCGCACTGTCGGCCGCGTCGATGGGCGCGCGGTCGAGGTCCGCGAGATCGACCGAACTGTCCGTGCCACAGAGCGCCAGCTGGTCGCGAAGCAGCGGGCCGAGGGCAGCGGACGCCGACCAGTCCACGTCGCCCAGGAGGCCGGCGGTCGCGGGTGCAGCCAGCCACGCGCGCCACCGCTCGACGAGGCTGACGGCTTCGTCGTCCCGACGCTCGGCCTGCTGCTCGGCCCGGTCCGCCGCGGCGCGCGCCCCGTCGTCCGCCTCGTCGGCCCGCTCGACGGTCCGCCTGACCTCGTCTCGCTCGGTGGCGATCCGGCGAGCGTCGGCCGCCCTTGTGGTCGCGTGCGAGGCCCGCAGCCGCACGGCATCCCGCACGCGGATGGTCGCGCCACGCAACTCGGCGAGGTCAGCGGGAACCACGCGCACCTCGTCAGCCACGGGGCGCGCGAGTGGGCCAGGGGCGGCTTCCCGGCGCAGCCGGACTATCTCGGTTCGCTGGCCGCGCGGCGTCCGCAGCAGGCCGACCGAGGCGGGCAACTCGTGGGTGGCGAGCCCCGCGGCGGTCAACTGGCCGCGAGCCTGGCCGATCGTCGTGGACAGGCCGTCGACGCTGGCTGTCAGCTCGTCGGCCAGGCCGTTGGCGGTGGCCGCCTTGTCCGCTTCGCCGTCGCGCCGCAGCTGGGCCGTTTCCAGCCGGGCCTCGGCGGTCGTGGCGAGTGAGCCGACGGTTGCGGCCAGGTCGGTGAGCTCCTGCGCGCCTCGGTAGCGGTCCGACTCCTTCAACGCCTCCAACGCGGCTCGTAGCGTCGCCATCTCCTGGTCGCGCAGCGCGCGGTCTTGCTCCGCGAGGGAAAGCTCGCGGGCGAGCCCGTCCGCCGTCAGACGGAGACGTTCCGCCCCGACCTCGGCCCCGGCGCAGGCCGCCGCGTGCTGCCGCAGCCGCGTGAGCGACTGGGTCAGCACCCCCGTCACGTAACGACGATAGGTGTCGAGGAACGACACGACCTGGTCGTGGGCGGCCTCAAGCCGCTGCTGCTCCTCCCGGGTGCTGGTCAGGCCGTCGAGCTGCTGGCCGGCGTCCGTCAGTGCCTCCTCGGACAGGGAGGGCAGTGCGTCGGCGACGATCAGTGGCAGCTTCCCCTCCTCGATCCTGTTGCCCACGTCGGGGGAGCGCAGTGTGTGCAACAGCCGCATCAGGCCGGCGAAACGTTCCTTGCTGGCCTCACCGCCGGTGAGGCCGAACACCTCGGCCCGCACCCGTTCGCGATGCCGTTCCGGCCCATCGCTGATCCGGTCCTCCCCGATGGCCTCGCCCAGTTCGCGCCGCGAGAGTGGCGCCCGGTCCGAGGTCATGAGCATGAGCTCGTGGCCGACTCGAAGCGGCGTCGTGAAGTACCAGACCTTGGCCGCTTTCGTACTCGCGGAGAACTGAACCAGCGCGCCGAGCGTCAGGAACTGCCCGGTCGGGTCCTCGTCGGGCTCTGTCTGACGACGAAGCTCAAGCCACAGATAGCCGAGCCGGTTTGTCTGGCCTGCGGCGCCCGCGGACATCAGGTCCTCCATGCGCACCGCCGAGCCTGTTCCCATGTTCCGTCGATCGGCGTCGAGGAGGAACGGCAGCAACATCTCCAGGGCGCGGGATTTCCCCGACCCGTTGGTGCCCCGGAGAATCAGGCGGCCACCGGAGAGGTCGAAGACGTTGTCGTAGTAGTGCCACACGTTGACGAAACCGGCGCGCGACATCCGCCAGCGGTGGGGGTGGTGCCTGGCCAGCATCGGGCCGAACGTGTCCTGGGCGGGATCACCGAGTGCGAGAGCCTGCTGCATCACAGCTCCGGTTCCGGCTGGAACGAGGCGGCGCGGTATCCCAGGCGACGAGCCGCCCGTGTCGGTACCTCGCTGGCCGGCAGTGGGCGGTATCGGGCGGCGGCGGGATGGATCACGAGGCCGCCTGGGAGGACAGAAACCAAACCGACCTCGGCGAGTGTCGTCGCGACCAGGTCCCGCAGTTTGCGCAGGTCCTCCAAGGCAGCCGAACTCCATGCCTTCGCGTGTTCCTGGGCCAGCCGAGTGAGCACCGAGTCGACCTCGGACCAGCCGGCCGCCAACCCGGCCACGGCGCGCCCGTCGCGCAGCACGGCCGTGTCGCCCGGCTGCGGCTCCCGCCTGGCAATCAACGCGTCGACCAGGAGCAGCGCTGCCTGCCTGACCGTGCCGGTACCGGGAAACGGGCTGTCGGTCAGCGATCCCGTCGCGTCGTAGGCGAGAGCGCCCTCCGCTCGTACCTCGAGGGTGAGGCCGAAACTGTCCGCGAGCACCCGAGTCAGCTCGGACCGTTCGCGCGAGAGAACATCGCGCTCGGCCTCTGTGAGATCCTCGCGCCGGACAAGGGGGTTCTCCACCAGCCGGCGGCGTAGCGACCGCCGCGGTTGATCGGCGGTCGCTGGATCGCACGCGAGGAGATCGTCCGCGGTGGTCATGCCGGACAGCGGACGGGCGAGCAGGTGTGGAAGCTGGTGACGATTGATGTGAAGCAACGCCTCGTCAATCTGCCGCTCTCCCCAGGCCGCCGCGGTTCCGTCGGCCTCGACGAGAACTCCCCAGCGCACGAGGAGGTCGACGGCTGTTACCAGCGCCCGGCGTTCCGGCAGGGTGTCGCCAATCGGTACCCCGATCGTCGCCGCGTCCGCCCGGACCTGGTCGATCAACGCCGAGATGAGAATCATCTCGCCCGTGCCCGGCGCCAGCAGCGCCGCGCAGAGGAGGGCCAGATGCGTGTAGGCGATGGGAGTGAACGGGCCGCCGTCGCCCCGCCGGGCGGGCCGCGCGGGGGTGTCCGCCGTCAACGGCGCCTTGAACAGCCGGGCGAACTGCGCCTCGATGACGAGGACGTAACCGAGTTGCTTCTTGAAGGTGCTGCGCAATGCCTGCGCGTGCAGGCGAACCAGCGCCAGCTCATCGGGATGCGCCGCGGCCGTCAGCACGGGGTTGGCCAACAGCGCGCGGGCCGCGTCGACCCTCTCCTGCGCCGCTCGGGCCGCTGTGCCCGCGACGGGGGCGAAGCTCACGAGTTCACCGCCTTCCGCGCCCGCTCGAAGTCCTCGCCCAGCGGCAGGGCCCAGAGCAGCAGGCCTTCGATGGTCAGGACGCCGTCGTCCCCGTTGATGACGGTCTGACTGCCTGGGTCAGGCGCTCCCCACAGCGTCAACCCGAGGTCGGATACCGGGTGGTCTGCCTCTTCGTGGCCGCCAGCCGCCGTGGTGAACAGCGCGGGGACCAGCTCGAGAAGCAGGTCCCGAGCGGCTCGGCTGAGGTGGCTGCCGTGGAGCCCGCCGGCGGCGAGAAGCTCGGCCGCGGCCATCTCACGAGCCCTCGTCCGCTCCTGCGCCTGTGCCTCCAGACGCTCGGTCTGAGCCTTTGCGTCGGGCACGCGTGACGCTCGTCCCCGCGCGGTGCGATCACCTCGTTCCCGCAGCGAAACCGGCACGTCGACGGGCGCCGCCACCCACCATGAGGTACTCGGCCCGGCCCGCAGGTCCTGCTCCTCGGGCCCGAGGAGCAGATGCCGGGCCGGGAACGCGCCGAACGCGGCATCGAACATGCGATGCGCGGTCTCGCCGTCCGCGCCGTGGAACCAGCCCGCGAGCCTGAGGAGATCGGCCCGGCGCGAGACCCCGGTCCCGGACGCGGTCAGCATGCGCTTGGCGTTCGCGATCAGCTGGCCGAGCGCCTGGCGGGCGGCCACGCGCAGCTGCTCGGGCCCAGATCGTTGGTCGGACGCCCCGTACCAGGCGGCGAGCTGTTCCCAGTCCGCGAGTGTCCGTCCCGGCAGTCGCTCGACCACGATGAGGCGATCGCCCGCGGTGGGCGGCGCGGGCAGGTTGGCGAGCAACGTGTCGATCAGCGGGGGAGTGAGCAGGGTCTTCAGCCGGTTCAGAATCTCGGGCGCGTTCCGGGCGACGTCGGCCCCAATCAGGTCCACATAGTCGAGAAGCAGGTCTTTGAACTGGGCGTACTCCTCGCCCGCGAGGTCGTACCGGGTCAGGACGCCAGCCAGGTAGGCATAGAAGTCGGTCACGGACTCCTGGAACAGCCGGTGGTCGTTGAAGACCCCGGTGACCTGACCGGCTAACGACTCCGCGTCGACCGGCACCCTGTCGTACGAGACCTGAAGGAGGATGATCCTGAGGGTGTCGGAAATCCGCGCGAGCAGTTCCCGGGCGACCTCCCGCGCGCCGTCGACGGTCCGCAGGATCTCTTCGGCCTCGCGATGGAGCCGGCCGCCCAGCTTCGAGACCTGATAGCGGGACCGGGACCGGTGGTAGGCGGCGACGGTGCGCACCCGCGTCTCCCTGACCGACCGCACCAGGTTGCCCCAGACGACTAGTTGCGCGCAGCGGCTTTCGACAGCGTCGGTGTCGAGGTCAAGGCCCCGCTCGGCGAGCCGCGACGCGACCTCGGCTGCGGAGAGGTCCGCCAACAGGGTCTCGGTGAACAGCCGCATGACGGCCATGTACTCGTCGGCGGCCTCGACAGTGAGATAGGTGAAAAGCGAGCGCCTGGCCGCCATCTCGCGCGCGGCGGACGCCAGGTCCGGCTCGCCGTCGCCGTGGTCGTGCGCCATCCTGGTGGGCCCCCCTCCGCACTACGGAAGGACGCTAGACCCTGGGTGTGACAGTTCCGCGCCAGCCCGCCGTACGATCTGCGCCACAACTGCGCGCTTTTCAGTCCCGCGAATAGAGGTCGACTGGCAGGAAGGTGCGGACGGGTACGGGCTCTGCCCGCATCATTCGCTCCATGAGGTCGACGGCGTGTTCGGCGAGTCTGGCGTGGTCCTGTACGACCGTCGCGCAGAGCGGGCTCACACCCGAGTCGACGAGCGCGACGACCTCGGACGTCCCGTCCACGCCGATCACCTGAGCAGCCGCTCCGCCGCCGGAGGCGAACATCTGCACGGCGTCGACGGCGCCGAGCGCCATCTCGTCGCTTGTGCAGAAGATCATGTCGACCGATCTTCCTTGCTGGCCGAGGGAGGTCAGCTTGCGACGAGCGATGTCCCTAGCGCGCCTGCGAACGAATCCGCCTTCCTCGTCGAGGACGATCTCGGCCTGAGGGCACCGGTCGCGCATCACTTCGACGAATCGCCGCTGCCGGCCGGTCTGGCCTCTACCCGCGATCACCAGCACGACCGGGTTCGCTCGACCCTCGCGACGCAGCTGGTCGGCGACGAAGTCGGCGGCCCGTTCGCCGATTTGTTCCGGGCGGTATCCGACGAACGCGGCGTTGGGCGGGTAGTCGCTTTCGTTGCGGAAGGGATCCACGTCCGCGAACACCACCGGAACCGAGGCGTTACGACAGAACTCCGCCAGGTCCTCGTACGTGTTCTCCGGGTCGGCCGGGATGACAAGGCCCGCGGAGTACCGGGCGCTCTTGGTGATGGTCTGTCGGAGGCGGTAGTTCTGCGCGGCGCCGAGGTAGTCCCGGTCGGGAATCTTGAGGACGAGGTCGAAGCCCCGGCGGTC is a genomic window of Pseudofrankia inefficax containing:
- a CDS encoding TIGR02679 family protein; translation: MSPSPTPLPAATRAYLEAPVLAPVWAAARARLERNELKPTGTLRMDLDEAAAAQLSGLLGVAVPAGAGRAIRLADLDVALRASKAGRGLVSVLESLSGETLRDRKADQRISDEQWARVWRALDETLHDEGLGTAPWVGIWVADLRRTGILTRAGADIARRAVTDAAHALGQLGRTSAPGLCTAPDEPFPGEASTQLQIGALATATTGDSHGLDDARLTSAAVLRAVAIACGLPAPASSADRRALWRMVGVATDSVSGTVLVWSLRPPGCDPWSEMMRLRADLGLVTHLTLHELERAGKVRLRPGGQVVSLCENPQVLQAAARAEVSAPLVCLSGSPAEVGTRLVRTLVGDGAPVRYHGDFDWPGIAIAARLLAVGATPWRMSAADYRRAVAGLAADVGLPLTGTPEATAWDPDLAAAMIRAGVAVHEESLLDDLLADLAL
- a CDS encoding TIGR02680 family protein, which produces MQQALALGDPAQDTFGPMLARHHPHRWRMSRAGFVNVWHYYDNVFDLSGGRLILRGTNGSGKSRALEMLLPFLLDADRRNMGTGSAVRMEDLMSAGAAGQTNRLGYLWLELRRQTEPDEDPTGQFLTLGALVQFSASTKAAKVWYFTTPLRVGHELMLMTSDRAPLSRRELGEAIGEDRISDGPERHRERVRAEVFGLTGGEASKERFAGLMRLLHTLRSPDVGNRIEEGKLPLIVADALPSLSEEALTDAGQQLDGLTSTREEQQRLEAAHDQVVSFLDTYRRYVTGVLTQSLTRLRQHAAACAGAEVGAERLRLTADGLARELSLAEQDRALRDQEMATLRAALEALKESDRYRGAQELTDLAATVGSLATTAEARLETAQLRRDGEADKAATANGLADELTASVDGLSTTIGQARGQLTAAGLATHELPASVGLLRTPRGQRTEIVRLRREAAPGPLARPVADEVRVVPADLAELRGATIRVRDAVRLRASHATTRAADARRIATERDEVRRTVERADEADDGARAAADRAEQQAERRDDEAVSLVERWRAWLAAPATAGLLGDVDWSASAALGPLLRDQLALCGTDSSVDLADLDRAPIDAADSARDLLTTELQRLAALDTRDRGAVLVLQEERKDLLNLRDAPPSAPVWVTATSDAPLWRCVDFAADTPEDEKAGLEAALLASGLLTAAVESTGGLTAASGQLLVSPTGPRAAVSLADRLVPDSAGPAAPEVVVALLGRIGLADRSVPTWVSADGSWANGPVRGRHTVAAAQHIGAAAREARRIRRLGEIDSELAVLTETLREREEQRERIGARKKAIRDHLWSVPRSNPLGEARLRAALEARLAGEAAAKAAGLRAEADHRTVALAADERAHRAACAEFGLPADVDELTGLVRGANAAADTCDRAIGQINALDAAMARHQRAVATLDDEAAPRARAEDDAARAWDKWHAGETRLQALRNALGADPAQVLEELRALEKRQLKAEREREDTERIVNRLRGSAATAVADARAASQRAVEARAGLTEQVTAVRIQLGEPGVVDTAFTTKPAEPFTDSSTAGVDADVTILLAGLRKARIDENALIRAQQGFEREISASYEVTVTRESDILLYELTDADGRRPLVQAAGELAAKRERGRAALTEREQHVFTEFILGEVGEELRNRLLQADNLVKAMNRSLRSIQTSHGIGVRLTWKLDTEGDAAAGRIKQLAATAASVRSQAQDAELLSLLRDRVAAAAIAEPNGGYALYLRRALDYRAWHTVEVIITGPEPGQERKISRRAKLSQGETRFVSYVTLFAAVDAYLSGLDDTATALRLILLDDAFAKVDEPTIAELLGLLVRLDVDFAMTGHALWGCVPQVPALDIYEICRQDGGGPAATVHVRWDGRNRHFLRSA
- a CDS encoding TIGR02678 family protein, giving the protein MSFAPVAGTAARAAQERVDAARALLANPVLTAAAHPDELALVRLHAQALRSTFKKQLGYVLVIEAQFARLFKAPLTADTPARPARRGDGGPFTPIAYTHLALLCAALLAPGTGEMILISALIDQVRADAATIGVPIGDTLPERRALVTAVDLLVRWGVLVEADGTAAAWGERQIDEALLHINRHQLPHLLARPLSGMTTADDLLACDPATADQPRRSLRRRLVENPLVRREDLTEAERDVLSRERSELTRVLADSFGLTLEVRAEGALAYDATGSLTDSPFPGTGTVRQAALLLVDALIARREPQPGDTAVLRDGRAVAGLAAGWSEVDSVLTRLAQEHAKAWSSAALEDLRKLRDLVATTLAEVGLVSVLPGGLVIHPAAARYRPLPASEVPTRAARRLGYRAASFQPEPEL
- a CDS encoding DUF2397 domain-containing protein, with product MAHDHGDGEPDLASAAREMAARRSLFTYLTVEAADEYMAVMRLFTETLLADLSAAEVASRLAERGLDLDTDAVESRCAQLVVWGNLVRSVRETRVRTVAAYHRSRSRYQVSKLGGRLHREAEEILRTVDGAREVARELLARISDTLRIILLQVSYDRVPVDAESLAGQVTGVFNDHRLFQESVTDFYAYLAGVLTRYDLAGEEYAQFKDLLLDYVDLIGADVARNAPEILNRLKTLLTPPLIDTLLANLPAPPTAGDRLIVVERLPGRTLADWEQLAAWYGASDQRSGPEQLRVAARQALGQLIANAKRMLTASGTGVSRRADLLRLAGWFHGADGETAHRMFDAAFGAFPARHLLLGPEEQDLRAGPSTSWWVAAPVDVPVSLRERGDRTARGRASRVPDAKAQTERLEAQAQERTRAREMAAAELLAAGGLHGSHLSRAARDLLLELVPALFTTAAGGHEEADHPVSDLGLTLWGAPDPGSQTVINGDDGVLTIEGLLLWALPLGEDFERARKAVNS
- a CDS encoding sugar ABC transporter substrate-binding protein, producing the protein MLDPVRRPVLFAIVTSVLGGLGVIAATSALGKLRNSPLAGARVPIGIFLGTVAFLLLLLVLSSRKWWRTGPQRNVFVVMSAWGQKHWLADLLRAVDQSLDRRGFDLVLKIPDRDYLGAAQNYRLRQTITKSARYSAGLVIPADPENTYEDLAEFCRNASVPVVFADVDPFRNESDYPPNAAFVGYRPEQIGERAADFVADQLRREGRANPVVLVIAGRGQTGRQRRFVEVMRDRCPQAEIVLDEEGGFVRRRARDIARRKLTSLGQQGRSVDMIFCTSDEMALGAVDAVQMFASGGGAAAQVIGVDGTSEVVALVDSGVSPLCATVVQDHARLAEHAVDLMERMMRAEPVPVRTFLPVDLYSRD